CCAGGTAGTGCTCCTCCTCGAAGGCGAGGGGCATCTGCACGCCGGCGTGCGACTGCAGGTACTCCCTGATCGCTTCCTTCGCTTTCTTCTCTACGGAGACGGTAAAACACATATGCTGTTTCGTTAAAGCTGTATCTCTATCAGCTCGCTGAAGCTGGTGGTGTAGCCACGTGAGAGGTGCAGGCGCCGCATCTTGTGCGTCAGCTCATCCTGCGAGGCGAGGCGCACCATTGTCTTGCCATGCTTGCGGTTCAGGTGGTCCATTGTCTCCATCAACCTCTTGTGCTTCGGGTCGGAGTTGAAGAAGAGCGAGGGTTGGTAGGCGTTGGCGTCCACCAGGTCGAGCAGGATCACCCCGGCGCGCTTGTAGTGCTTGTGCTCGCGGTAGATGCTTTTCAGTCCCTCAATGGCGAAAGGCACCAGCTCGAGCGAGGAAGAGGTGGGGAAGGGAAGCTTCAGGAGCACGCTGTTGGCATAGAACTCCTCTTTGTCATTGAAGCGGTTGGTCTCGATAAAGACCACCATGCGGCGGCACAGGGAGTGCTGGCGGCGCAGCTTCTCGGCGCTGCTCATCACAAAGGTGGCAATCCTCTCATGGAGATCCTCCAGCCTGTTGTAGTCACGGTCGAACGAACGGGTGGTGGCGATGCTCTGCTTCTTCTCGGCGATCTCCATCTCCAGGGTGGGTATCCCCTGCAGGTCGCGTTGCAGGTTACGTCCCACCACGGTCATCAGTGATCGCACCAGCGACTCGGGCAGCTGCGTGAAGTCGTAGGCCGTGTTCACCCCCATGGCGCGCAGCTTGCGGGCGTAGCGTCTGCCGATGCCCCACACATCCTCGATGACGAGCCAGCGGAGTGCCTTGATCCGCATCTCCTCGCTGTCGATCACATGCACCCCCTGCAGCTCCGGGTATTTCTTCGCGATGCGGTTGGCCACCTTGGCCAGTGCCTTGGTGGGGGCGATGCCCACACTGAGGGGGATGCCGGTCCAGCGTCCCACCTGCCGCCGCATCTTCATGCCATATGCCCGCAGGTCGACCCTCATTCCGGAGAGGTCGAGGAAGCACTCGTCGATGGAGTAGACCTCGTGCGAGGGGGTGTAGGAGGCGAGGATGTTCATCACGCGGCGGCTCATGTCGCCGTAGAGCACGAAGTTGGAGGAGAAGACCTGCACGTTGTGGGTGCGGATCAGCCGCTCTATCTGGAAGGCGGGGTCGCCCATCTTGATGCCCACCGCTTTCGCCTCGTTTGAGCGTGCGATGACGCAGCCGTCGTTGTTGCTGAGCACCACGATGGGTTTGCCGTTCAACGTCGGGTTGAAGACCCGCTCGCAGGAAGCGTAGAAGTTATTGCAGTCGGCTAAGGCGTACATTGTTGTTGATGATGGAGGTGACGATGCCCCAGATATAGATTTCCGCCTCCTCGGGGCTGTACTCCAGCGTGGGGAAGTCGGGATTGAGCGGTATAAGCCTGATTTTGTCGCCGCTCTTCTCGATCCACTTGGCGGTGAACTCGCCGTCGATGAAGCAGCAGGCCAGCAGGTCGGACGACCACTCCAGAGAACGGTCGATTACCAGGATGCTGCCTGGCTGTACCAGCGGCGCCAGCGAGGTGCCGCGCGCCACGGCGTAGAAGGTGGCATCGGGGTGTTTCACCAGCAGCTTGTTCACGTCGAGGCTCTCCTGCAGGAAGTCGTCGGCCGGCGAGGGGAAACCGCAGGCGATCTCGCCCGCCAGCGGCAGCTCGAGTTCCGAGAGGCCGGGCGTGAAGAAGTCGAAATCGGATGAGGAGAATATTTTTTCCATTGATGCAAATATATGCTTTTTCGCCCAATAAAAAAAGGGAAAAAAGTCAGGCAGGCACCAGCCTGAGCAGGGTGATCTCGCTCTGGGTGCCGAAGCGGATGGGAGAGAAGAAAGTACCCAGTCCCTGGGAGACATAGATCTGCATTTCTTCGTATTTGTAGAGTCCCTTGTTGTAGCCGAACATCCACTTGGCGATGAGTGTGAAGGGGAACATCTGCCCCGCGTGGGTGTGGCCCGTGAGCAGCAGGTCGGCCCCCACCTCCGCCATGTAGGGGATGCCGTCGGGGCGGTGGTGCAGCACGATCAGCGGCCGCTCCGGGTCTATCTCCATGCTTTGCATCACGCTCTTCACCGTGGTGCTGTCGCTGTTTGCATGGATGTCGAACGAGTCACTGTCCGCCATCATGTTGTTGAGTCCCACTATCTGCAGCTCCTTGTAGTGTGCCATCCGGTTCATCAGCAGCGTCACGCCACTCGCCTCCGTTCGGTGCAGCACCTGTTTCAGTCCCACCTGTTCGTCATGGTTGCCGAACACGAAGTAATGGGGTACGCTTATCGTCTGAAAAGCGTCCAGCACATCTTCATCTCCGTTGAAGTGCGTCTTGCTGTCAAACAGGTCACCGGTGTTAAAGATGATCTCCGGACTCAGCTCCTTAGTGATGCGCACAATCCGTTCCAGCTCTTTCTTCCCACGCGAGTTGCCCAGGTGGATGTCGGTTAGGTGAACCGCCCGGATCTCCCCGGTGAGACCCCTGATGGGGATGGTCACCTCCTTCACCCTGAAGTGATAGGCATTCCAGACGCCGTAGCCGGTGAGCAACGTTGTCAGCCCCACTGTGAGCCAGCCCCGCAGGGCGGGAGAGGGTTTTAAGAAAAGGTGCAGCAGATCGGTCACCGCGAGCGACAGCAGCAGGAGGATGAAGGCCCCCAGCAGGATGGAACCCACCAGCGACCATGCCGTCACGAACGGGTTGGTGAGCTCGCTGAAGCCGATCGATCCCACGAAGGCGAATACCAGACCCAGGGAGAAGATCCAAACCCATCCCTTCATGCCGGGAGCGGGGAAGAAGAGGGTGAACCGTCTGGAGAGGTAGAATATCGCCGCGGCCACGAGGCCCAGCGTGATTACCATGAAGAGGATGGGGGTGAATTGTCTCATAAATCGATAAACAACCGAGGGCCGGTCAATGTTTAGGAAAATCAATGCCTGAAATCAAACAAACCTGTTGCAATTTTTGTATGTTTGTATATTGGTTGTGATGTAAAAAAGCACCCGAAAACGCTACATGATGAAAAAAAACATCCTACTCCTTGCACTCTTCCTTTTCCTGTTTCAGCAGTGCGATAGTAAGCCTGTGACTCCCATTGAAGAAGAGAACCCGAATGAAAGTGTGATACCCGATGAGTCTGAAGAGCCGGGTGAAACCGGTGATGCGGGAGATACCGAAGAGCCGGAGGTGCCGGGAGTCTGGGCAAGTGCGGCTGAGATCAACGCCCGCCTGGGCAGGGGAATCAACATCGGCAACACCTACGAGGCGGAACAATCGTGGCAGTCGCCTTTCGATCCTGCCGACCTGAAATGGATTGCCGACCTGGGGTTCACCCACGTGCGCCTTCCCATCCGCTGGGAACGGGGCGATCGCAGCCTGGCAACAGCTCCCTACACCCTTACACCAGCTTTCCTGCAGATCATAGAGGCAGCCGTCGATGAAGCATTGAAGCAGAAGCTGCACATCATCCTCAACATGCACCACCACGATGCGCTGATGGCCAATCCCACCGCCGAGAAGGCGCGTTTTCTCTCGCAGTGGGAGCAGATCGCCGACCACTTCAGGGAGTACCCCGACAGCCTCCTGTTCGAGATTCTGAACGAGCCGCACGACCAGCTCACGCCCTCCTTGTGGAACGACTACCTCTCCGATGCGCTGCAGGTGATCCGCACAACCAACCCGAAGCGCTGCGTGCTGATCGGTACGGCGGAGTGGGGTGGTGTAGGAGGCCTTTCAGCACTGCAGATCCCCGATGATCCCCAACTCATCCTCACCATCCACTACTACAACCCTTTCCAGTTCACACACCAGGGAGCCAGCTGGTCCGAAGGGTCCGATGCCTGGCTCGGCACCAAGTGGCGCGACACCGCGTTTGAGCGGCAGGCGGTAGAGCAGGATTTCAAGGCAGCCGTCCGTTTCTCCGAAGAAAAGCAACTCCCCATTCACATCGGTGAGTTCGGAGCCTACTCGCGTGCCGACCTCGACTCGCGGGTCCGCTGGACCCGGTTCCTCGCCCGATGGTTTGAACAGCAGTACTTCAGCTGGGCCTATTGGGAGTGGAACTCCGGCTTCGGGATCTACAACCCGCAGAGCGGACAATATGAAGAGCGGCTGGTCGACGCACTGACAAGTGATCCCATGGCCGAGCCGTATGAACCCGATTATGCGAACCTCTACAGCAGCAACTTTGCCAACGGGCAGAGCGACGGTTGGTACCTCACCAACAATGATGCCTCGGCCGCTTCCACCATGGCCGTGGCGAACAACAAGCTGACCGTCACCGTTACCAAGCCGGGAACGGTCGATTGGCACATCCAGCTCATCAAAGCCGGCGTGAGCATTGAGAAGGGAAAGACCTACCGTGTTGCCTTCAACGCCTCCTCCCCCGACAGCGACAACCGGAGTATCTCGGTCGGTGTCTCACGGAACTCCGATCCATGGACAGGCTACGGCAGACAGTCGGTCACGATCGACAAGAACCACTCCGCCTACAACCTCCTCTTCACCTCCGCCCACACCGACTCGCAGGCACGCATCCTCTTCTCCCTCGGCAAAGCCGGCAACAACCGTGTGGTGTTGTCAGACATCAAGCTGATGGAGGTGCAATTTGAATAAAGAATCGATTCGATGAAACATCTTTTTTACCTTTTGTTGATCACGCTGGTTTTAACAACCTGTCACAGATGTACAGGTTGGAATTACTAACTTAGCCGGGACACAGAGTTAAGCATAAACGCTTATTTTTGTGTAATATGAGAAAACAAAGAACACATTTTGACAAAGCATTCAAAGAGAATGCGGTCAAACTCAGTTTAGAACGCAAGAATGTTTCCGAGCTTGCACAGGAATTGGGTATTGCCCCCTTTCTTCTATATCGTTGGCGGAAAGAATACCAGCAGAAAGGTGAAGCCAGTTTTCCCGGACACGGAGTCCAGTCATTAAGTGAGGACACCAAAAGGATTGCTGAACTGGAAAAACGTCTGGGTGAAGCTGAAACGGAGCGGGACATATTAAAAAAAGCTTTGAGCATCATCTCCAAGAGAGATCGTTGATCTATCTCTTTATAAAGGAATACAACTCGAAACAATGGACGATCGAGGTGATGTGTAAAGTACTGAAAGTGCCCAGGAGCAGTTATTACCGCTGGCTTAAAGATCCGGAGGGCGCGCGTAAGCGTAAGTATATGGAGCTGGACGAAAAGATCAGGGATGCCTATTTTGCTGCCAAGGGACGCAATGGAAGCCCCCGGCTGGCGAAGGATTTGCAGGTATCCGGAACTCCTGTCTCGAGAACCACCGTAGCATGCCATATGAGGGAAATGGGCTTGCGCAGCAAACTCTCGAGACGATTCAAAGTGACGACGGATGCCTCTCACAACTATAAGGTTGCACCAAATCTGCTGAATCGCAGGTTTAATCAGAATGAGCCTGTGAAAGCATGTGTCTCTGACCTGACCTATATTCCATGTCGGGATGGGTTTCTTTATCTGACCTGTGTGCTGGATCTTTTTGATCGCAAACTGATCGGGTGGTCCATAAGCGATCATATGAATGCCTCCCATACCGTAGTCCCGGCCATAAGGATGGCCAATAGGAACAGACCTTTTGCAGAAGGAATGATATTCCATTCTGACCGGGGTATCCAGTATGCCTGCAAACAGACTGTCAACCTTTTGAAATCCTTGAAGCTGGAACAAAGTATGAGTGGAAAGGGAAATTGTTGGGATAATGCTGTGGCTGAAAGTTTTTTCAAAACTTTCAAATCTGAATTGGTCTATGGTACCAAACTCAAAACAAGAGAGCAAATGCGCTTGCAGGTATTTGAATATATTGAATCCTGGTATAATCATAAAAGGAGATTCTCAGCATTGGGTAACTTAACCATTGATGAATTTTGGAATCAGTATAATCTTAAAAAAGAATCAATTAAAAATGTCGCTTAACTTTTTGTCTCAATTAAGTTTGCAAGTCCACTTTTCTGAGGAGTTTTTCACTTCAGAATATCACTGAATTAATTAGCTTTTAAATAAGTCTGCATACGTATTACTTAAAAAAGAGAACTAAAATAATTCAAGTTTAGTATAAAATATATACTAATCCAGAGAGAAGAATTAGTTTAAAAATAAGTATCTTAAAAATAAAAGTCTATTTTACAGGACTTAATAATTCAATTCTATTCATTTGATTTTATGATAGTTCATAAACTATTTCTTCTGAGGCATGTTATAATAATACTTCGGTAAATATTCAATTAACTGATTAGAATTCAATGATTTACATAACATAGTTTAACATAAAAAAGATGGCTAAGTAGCTGATTATCAGTAGCTTTATAGCTGATGAAAGCCTAATAAAGATGGATAGAACCAGCATACTTAACCAATATAGAGGTATCTGTAGTGATGTTCTTGGTGAACTAACTACGAAGTTAAACAAAAGTTTCAAATCATTCCTTATGGAGACGCTTATTTTGTATCTGGTCATTCCCGGGAGGATTAATTTCCTACAATTAGGGAGATATGGCAAGTCGTGTGAACAGCGATTTCGCCAGAACTTCTCGAAGGATTTTGATTGGCTGGAGTTTAACTTGTCTTTGTCTGATAGGGTATTAACCGGAGATCGCAAGGCTATTGCCATTGATCCCAGTTATATAACCAAATCAGGAAAGAATACCCCTTGGATTGGTTACTTCTGGTCGGGTGCAGCCGGTCAGGCGAAAAGGGGATTGGAAATCCTGGGAGTGGGCCTTATAGACGTCGACAACAAGGATTGCATCAGTCTACAGGCCGTTCAGACTCCGGA
This genomic window from Dysgonomonadaceae bacterium zrk40 contains:
- a CDS encoding metallophosphoesterase; the protein is MRQFTPILFMVITLGLVAAAIFYLSRRFTLFFPAPGMKGWVWIFSLGLVFAFVGSIGFSELTNPFVTAWSLVGSILLGAFILLLLSLAVTDLLHLFLKPSPALRGWLTVGLTTLLTGYGVWNAYHFRVKEVTIPIRGLTGEIRAVHLTDIHLGNSRGKKELERIVRITKELSPEIIFNTGDLFDSKTHFNGDEDVLDAFQTISVPHYFVFGNHDEQVGLKQVLHRTEASGVTLLMNRMAHYKELQIVGLNNMMADSDSFDIHANSDSTTVKSVMQSMEIDPERPLIVLHHRPDGIPYMAEVGADLLLTGHTHAGQMFPFTLIAKWMFGYNKGLYKYEEMQIYVSQGLGTFFSPIRFGTQSEITLLRLVPA
- a CDS encoding transposase, with product MRKQRTHFDKAFKENAVKLSLERKNVSELAQELGIAPFLLYRWRKEYQQKGEASFPGHGVQSLSEDTKRIAELEKRLGEAETERDILKKALSIISKRDR
- a CDS encoding cellulase family glycosylhydrolase, with protein sequence MMKKNILLLALFLFLFQQCDSKPVTPIEEENPNESVIPDESEEPGETGDAGDTEEPEVPGVWASAAEINARLGRGINIGNTYEAEQSWQSPFDPADLKWIADLGFTHVRLPIRWERGDRSLATAPYTLTPAFLQIIEAAVDEALKQKLHIILNMHHHDALMANPTAEKARFLSQWEQIADHFREYPDSLLFEILNEPHDQLTPSLWNDYLSDALQVIRTTNPKRCVLIGTAEWGGVGGLSALQIPDDPQLILTIHYYNPFQFTHQGASWSEGSDAWLGTKWRDTAFERQAVEQDFKAAVRFSEEKQLPIHIGEFGAYSRADLDSRVRWTRFLARWFEQQYFSWAYWEWNSGFGIYNPQSGQYEERLVDALTSDPMAEPYEPDYANLYSSNFANGQSDGWYLTNNDASAASTMAVANNKLTVTVTKPGTVDWHIQLIKAGVSIEKGKTYRVAFNASSPDSDNRSISVGVSRNSDPWTGYGRQSVTIDKNHSAYNLLFTSAHTDSQARILFSLGKAGNNRVVLSDIKLMEVQFE
- a CDS encoding IS3 family transposase, with the translated sequence MIYLFIKEYNSKQWTIEVMCKVLKVPRSSYYRWLKDPEGARKRKYMELDEKIRDAYFAAKGRNGSPRLAKDLQVSGTPVSRTTVACHMREMGLRSKLSRRFKVTTDASHNYKVAPNLLNRRFNQNEPVKACVSDLTYIPCRDGFLYLTCVLDLFDRKLIGWSISDHMNASHTVVPAIRMANRNRPFAEGMIFHSDRGIQYACKQTVNLLKSLKLEQSMSGKGNCWDNAVAESFFKTFKSELVYGTKLKTREQMRLQVFEYIESWYNHKRRFSALGNLTIDEFWNQYNLKKESIKNVA
- a CDS encoding Y-family DNA polymerase codes for the protein MYALADCNNFYASCERVFNPTLNGKPIVVLSNNDGCVIARSNEAKAVGIKMGDPAFQIERLIRTHNVQVFSSNFVLYGDMSRRVMNILASYTPSHEVYSIDECFLDLSGMRVDLRAYGMKMRRQVGRWTGIPLSVGIAPTKALAKVANRIAKKYPELQGVHVIDSEEMRIKALRWLVIEDVWGIGRRYARKLRAMGVNTAYDFTQLPESLVRSLMTVVGRNLQRDLQGIPTLEMEIAEKKQSIATTRSFDRDYNRLEDLHERIATFVMSSAEKLRRQHSLCRRMVVFIETNRFNDKEEFYANSVLLKLPFPTSSSLELVPFAIEGLKSIYREHKHYKRAGVILLDLVDANAYQPSLFFNSDPKHKRLMETMDHLNRKHGKTMVRLASQDELTHKMRRLHLSRGYTTSFSELIEIQL
- a CDS encoding peptidase S24; the protein is MEKIFSSSDFDFFTPGLSELELPLAGEIACGFPSPADDFLQESLDVNKLLVKHPDATFYAVARGTSLAPLVQPGSILVIDRSLEWSSDLLACCFIDGEFTAKWIEKSGDKIRLIPLNPDFPTLEYSPEEAEIYIWGIVTSIINNNVRLSRLQ